In a single window of the Allobranchiibius huperziae genome:
- a CDS encoding alpha/beta hydrolase, whose protein sequence is MLEPNSVALVVLLWVSFAAAVVAVVVLWPRLARRRPLALLGRLGTQVGASALVVLAAAATLNQQNGWYGTWSDLGRDLMGTPPSVQRVAVKGDLQTAGQYSASAAAEADLRAQRLFGPERAVFARDAKLHVAPGPHGQWLHVVIPGLGKAAGRGAGKAMIWLPPAYVDGPSQATYPVIEAYAGIPGSPADYQKRMGLQNIIVRAHQKSGLIEPVVVVPDYTPSGIDTECTNSGGIDMETWLTKTVPAWTVRHLRVRPDKESWAVMGFSAGGFCAEVSAFLHPQQYGSVMLFGTYNNPSWGNWTPYGRRSIWPARYSMLNVVRQTPPPVDVWIEVSEGDRFAGPPSRSLINAAHGRMSVTSVYLPGAGHRFDVWQAVMPVALEWLGHAEPGFHGVIGDGVTHGTPRARSDDRVVLRGRKEDARPA, encoded by the coding sequence ATGTTGGAGCCGAACAGCGTGGCACTCGTGGTGCTGCTGTGGGTGTCGTTCGCGGCCGCGGTGGTCGCTGTCGTCGTGCTGTGGCCGAGGCTGGCGCGGCGTCGTCCGCTGGCGCTGCTCGGCAGGCTCGGTACGCAGGTGGGCGCCTCGGCCCTGGTCGTGCTCGCGGCCGCGGCGACCCTCAATCAGCAGAACGGCTGGTACGGCACCTGGTCCGATCTGGGTCGCGACCTGATGGGTACGCCGCCCTCGGTGCAGCGGGTGGCGGTGAAGGGTGACCTGCAGACGGCCGGGCAGTACAGCGCGAGTGCCGCCGCCGAGGCCGACCTGCGCGCGCAGCGGTTGTTCGGTCCGGAGCGCGCGGTGTTCGCGCGCGACGCGAAACTGCATGTCGCGCCCGGTCCGCACGGCCAGTGGCTGCACGTCGTCATCCCCGGGCTCGGCAAGGCGGCAGGGCGTGGCGCCGGGAAGGCGATGATCTGGCTGCCGCCCGCGTACGTCGACGGGCCCTCCCAGGCGACCTATCCCGTCATCGAGGCGTACGCCGGCATTCCCGGCAGTCCGGCGGACTATCAGAAGCGGATGGGCCTGCAGAACATCATCGTGCGAGCCCACCAGAAGTCCGGCCTGATCGAGCCGGTGGTCGTGGTGCCGGACTACACGCCGTCCGGCATCGACACCGAGTGCACCAACAGCGGCGGCATCGACATGGAGACCTGGCTCACCAAGACGGTCCCCGCGTGGACCGTGCGACACCTGCGGGTGCGTCCCGACAAGGAGTCGTGGGCCGTGATGGGCTTCAGCGCGGGAGGCTTCTGCGCCGAGGTGAGCGCCTTCCTGCACCCCCAGCAGTACGGGTCGGTGATGCTCTTCGGTACCTACAACAACCCCAGCTGGGGCAACTGGACGCCCTACGGTCGTCGGAGCATCTGGCCGGCGCGCTACTCCATGCTCAACGTCGTGCGACAGACCCCGCCCCCCGTCGACGTGTGGATCGAGGTGTCCGAGGGTGATCGCTTCGCGGGGCCCCCGAGCAGGAGTCTGATCAACGCTGCGCACGGGCGGATGTCGGTGACGTCGGTGTATCTGCCCGGGGCCGGTCACCGGTTCGACGTGTGGCAGGCGGTGATGCCGGTCGCACTGGAGTGGCTCGGCCACGCCGAGCCCGGCTTCCACGGGGTCATCGGGGACGGGGTGACACACGGCACGCCGCGTGCGCGCAGCGACGACCGTGTGGTGCTGCGCGGACGGAAGGAAGACGCGCGACCCGCCTGA